The Fusarium falciforme chromosome 4, complete sequence genomic interval AATTGCACAAACACTGGCCGGAACGCCGCGTCGTTGAGCTTGTAGATCATCTTGAGTCCCTTGTCATTTGTGCTCGCGTCCAGAGCGCTGAGCTTCAAGAGGCTCTGCTCGCCCACCTCGCCCTTGGCATGTTCTTGTCGTCGAAGGTCAAAGGCCTTCATCAGAATGCCCGACAGGAGCGTGGCATTCTTGCTGATGCCAGACTTGGGGTGCTTGTCAATGGCCAAGCCCAGAACATCGAGATATTCCGCCACAGCCTGCATATGTTAGCTAGTGTCATGCAGCATCTGAAAATGTGACAACTTACAGAAAATCCAGAGCTCCTGGCACTCTCCCAGTTTCGGTCCAAAGCCGAGAATATCTCCTTCGCCTCGAGCTGCTTAGCCAGGAAGTGGAGGCAATCAACGCGGCTTTCTCTTGTCTCATCCTCAAGATCAACCTCGGCTGACTTGTTGGACACCTCCAGGATGCGGTCGATGTAAGTCGAGAGCATGTAAGGGAGGTGTTCGGCGAGAGAGCTGATGAATCCGTAACTTGCCACGTGAAGCTCCTCATCCCGAGCGTCTTCCGCCAGGCTATCGTTGAGGTAGGCAACGGCTTGGGGAATCGCGCTTGGCAGAACCGGCACAATGGCATCCTGTAGCACGTCCACGAGCGATGTCAGGCACAGGAGAGCCATGACACGGAGACGTTCCTCAGACTGTCCGAGGCAGTGTTCACCAGCAATCGTAGTCGCTGCCGCCACCACTGCCTCAATATCCTTCTTGCCATACTTCTCGGCGATCTTGTCCACACATGTGACAGCAGTGTGCTTGTACCGCATGTCGTTGGACTCCCTGATTCCAGCTGTGAGCTGGGGCAGGAAGGCCAGCAACACAGATCTTGATGCTGGGTCTGTGTTGCTCTCCTGCTCGACTCGGACCTCGAGCGCCCGGAGAACCTTTTGTCGCAGTCCCATGTCTGGCCGGTCGAGCAGGTTCTCAACCGCCTTGATGAATTCGCCGATAGACAGCAAGTTGAGGTGGTTTGAGAGAGCCTGTCCGCACCGGTTATGGAGAGTCTTAGTCGCCTTAACAGTATCTGCAAGAACGAGGATGTTCTCGAGCAGAGTAGCGTACAGTTCCCTCAGTCGCGAAGCGTCCATGTCGTCCTTCTCCATCAAGCCGCCAATCTGAGCCCTGAGCTTCTTGTTGGCCAAGAAGCTAGGGAAGGCCGACAACTGGCGGAGGGCAATCTCCTCAagatccttcttgtccttgtccctgTCATCGGTAATGCCGAGAAGGACAAACGAGATTccgggcttgggcttgaacAGATCAGCGATGAGATCGAGCAGCTTGACAAGCGTTTCCAGCTGTGTCTGAATGCTGAAGTGGTTCAGCAACTCAATCACGAATTGCAACAGGGCATCGCTGGGGCCATATCGATCAACCAGCATGCTGACGAGGGCGTGAAGGAAGTCTTGGGGCCCAAGGGTCTCAACCAGAGCAACAAAGAGACCGTGTCTCCGGTGGGCCGGGATGTGCTCGTAAGCAGTGGTGAAGCTCACGAGAATATCCGAGGCACCAGCAACAGGGCTCTTCTGTCCCTGACGTAGAGACTCGATCAATGGGGGAATGACCTCCTTGATAGTTTGAGCCACAACATGGGCAGAGTAGTCGTCGCTCTGACGAAGGACAGAAGTACCCATGAAAGTGAAGATGGGCATGACACTGTGAAGCACCAGGTTTGGCGCCGTTGTAGCAAGGCTGGCGATCAAGAGGAGAGCAGCGTTCTGCACAACAGGGCTGGATGACTTCTGAATGCAGTTGACAAGCAAATCGCCATAACCGCCGGAGCTGTcaatcttgagcttcttgttggCCTTGTACGTGGGCATCATGGCAAGAAGGCTTCGGAGGATGAGGTTCTGCAGGTAGCCCAGCTCAGAGCCCACCACTGTTCTAAAGTGCTGGAGCTCAGACAGGGCTGTAAAGAGgccgtcaagaagctcggGGTGCTCAACCGGGTTCGAGTTCTCAACCAACTGCAGAACAAAGGTAACCTTTCGCAGAGCTTGGCTCAGCTCAGGGGTGACCTGGGTGATGAGGCCACGGTCACCTCCAGAGGAGCTAGTCCTGCGACGCTTGTTTGGTGGGGGTTCCGTGATCATCTTGGTACCAGTTTGGATCGAGTCGAGGAAGTAGGTGAGGATATCGGTGGTCAGGCGCACACTTCGCAGCATGTCCGAAGCCTCTGCGGGGACAACCGACTTGGAGTCACCGGCAGCAGTCGATTCCTGCGAGATCTCCAGCAGTTGCTCAGCTGCTATGAACTTGATCTCGGGCTTCATTGAGGACCACATCTTCTTGATTCGGGCAAACATGGCACGGATGAGATCAGCCTTCTCCCTCTGCTCCGGTTCCCTCAGGAACTCCAGGAAGAACTCGAGTCCGGCAGTATCGTTGGgaacaacaacatcaacaaaccGAGTATCCATATCCGACTTGTCCAAGCGCTCCGAACTGCAAAGCTGGgccgcttcttcttcgctcAAACCGGCCCACCACTGCAGAGCAGGAAGCAGGAGCTGCGTTCTTGTCGTTGTGCTAACTCCGCGGACTTCGTTGACAGTCTTCAACAGCCTGTTCTTGACAAGAATCAGGGGAGTGTTGACGATATGGGAGGCGAGGAACTCGAGAAGGGCCAGTCTTCCGGGTTGAGACAGGTGgtccttcttgtcgagaGCAGCATTAGGCTTTGACTGGTATTTGCCTTGCTCAATCGCCGTCTTAAGAACAGCAGAAATGTGTTCAGGGTCCATAACACACTCCTCAACAGTTGGCAGAATCTGCAAGTGGAGGACCTTGGCGACAACATCGGAAGTCAGTGAATTTGTGTCCTTGGATTTTCCATACAGAGTCTCGGCACCCCAGACAGTGAGTCCTTTTGAAGGGACTGGTGGAACGTATAGACTGGTGAGAACGGTGATTAAGTCGGCAGCGGCCTGGCGAACTCGTTTCGAAGGATCGCTCAGCGCAGAAATGCAGTAAGGGAGCAGAGCTTGGAGGTCAGTCTTGTCAGAATCGCCAACCTTGAGCCTCCTCTTGACCATTTCGAGCGCCGCAACTCTAGCCAGGGCA includes:
- a CDS encoding U3 small nucleolar RNA-associated protein 10 produces the protein MATSLAAQLAQVAANSKSTLNVKAQKAAHSKSLIWEPRVAATQNYQTLYTTCFQGFEELCQLDARFAPFQATIFSEESQNQDRTQLTASENEELDRRVGAFLRLAGSRLRLMPAIKSIEWLIRRFRIHEENTQALLLAFLPYHSIPAFATLLSILPNKIPHDFRFLDPYIRSVTSPPRSVLVRQAIQHPAFLTLISEYTLESCRMQYNYPALVSFWAGIMTEAISGILDKTRSGRAAVQSENDQALLHRLGPIFAESLVMKKVPSVQIASYMAIAVFVSKGNLEDGAVTAFMDQTVYGWTNDTVRPGLVCLAILAQYRSAKQMSSKTTKALMKVADIGKLLVEIGQERRVDKLANGLCLALIERLTKKGDARGLATIITILSSPILKDKQVSVIFKSLILTAHRLNDDNDEDGALRRELGSALITLSQSTGKSGDTIQSVLEEVKFDIEELEMKLDLSFRSRRLPEAAKDDQEMNDGTEKKAPQDLGLLLKELSDRSESLSPCLQPQPSEIFDEFSHAFFSIVSESSQNSGLLSEFEQNPKLHRQSAFKDCTYFSFFIRIWCGPYPALARVAALEMVKRRLKVGDSDKTDLQALLPYCISALSDPSKRVRQAAADLITVLTSLYVPPVPSKGLTVWGAETLYGKSKDTNSLTSDVVAKVLHLQILPTVEECVMDPEHISAVLKTAIEQGKYQSKPNAALDKKDHLSQPGRLALLEFLASHIVNTPLILVKNRLLKTVNEVRGVSTTTRTQLLLPALQWWAGLSEEEAAQLCSSERLDKSDMDTRFVDVVVPNDTAGLEFFLEFLREPEQREKADLIRAMFARIKKMWSSMKPEIKFIAAEQLLEISQESTAAGDSKSVVPAEASDMLRSVRLTTDILTYFLDSIQTGTKMITEPPPNKRRRTSSSGGDRGLITQVTPELSQALRKVTFVLQLVENSNPVEHPELLDGLFTALSELQHFRTVVGSELGYLQNLILRSLLAMMPTYKANKKLKIDSSGGYGDLLVNCIQKSSSPVVQNAALLLIASLATTAPNLVLHSVMPIFTFMGTSVLRQSDDYSAHVVAQTIKEVIPPLIESLRQGQKSPVAGASDILVSFTTAYEHIPAHRRHGLFVALVETLGPQDFLHALVSMLVDRYGPSDALLQFVIELLNHFSIQTQLETLVKLLDLIADLFKPKPGISFVLLGITDDRDKDKKDLEEIALRQLSAFPSFLANKKLRAQIGGLMEKDDMDASRLRELYATLLENILVLADTVKATKTLHNRCGQALSNHLNLLSIGEFIKAVENLLDRPDMGLRQKVLRALEVRVEQESNTDPASRSVLLAFLPQLTAGIRESNDMRYKHTAVTCVDKIAEKYGKKDIEAVVAAATTIAGEHCLGQSEERLRVMALLCLTSLVDVLQDAIVPVLPSAIPQAVAYLNDSLAEDARDEELHVASYGFISSLAEHLPYMLSTYIDRILEVSNKSAEVDLEDETRESRVDCLHFLAKQLEAKEIFSALDRNWESARSSGFSAVAEYLDVLGLAIDKHPKSGISKNATLLSGILMKAFDLRRQEHAKGEVGEQSLLKLSALDASTNDKGLKMIYKLNDAAFRPVFVQLIEWSSSGLPKSDRAGRSLRQYSVYGFLQVFFGNLKSIVTNYATYIVEDAVKVLQTVDLSKPEERQLWTRVLQTLANCFEHDQDDFWQAPAHFSAVGPVLMEQFSHAGSVDVTEDLIPTTVELASAADSQAHQKELNSALLKHLRSESAAVRLAAVKCEQALTDRLGEEWLSMLHEMLPRISELQEDDDEVVERETHRWIVKIEGVLGESLDAMLQ